One window of the Methanocaldococcus vulcanius M7 genome contains the following:
- a CDS encoding ATP-binding protein, translated as MKFFNREKEINEILLILEEEPNNIYFIYGPLNSGKSTLIREVITNRLDKSKYITFFIDFRTRNILNVDNFIECLFEVDEKSKIDDFREYAKSLADLLVRGSEEISKYYLGMPIKVPKPFFDKIFSKRDKSADVYQYIEYLFAKLNEKGKKPILIFDELQMIKEITLNGNRLLLWSLFQFLVALTKVQHLCHVFCLSSDSLFIEYIYGKAELKGRVDYILVDDFDKETALKFMDFLAKEKNINLTNDDKELIYSYVGGKAKDIYDVIVKLKAVKDLKYILETKLEEERNHLEELLEKIEEGYEGINYDDVLEALKLFKDNYELPKSKIKRKIRIFLIKENILFLNPQKGILKPQSFLVWNAIKRLL; from the coding sequence ATGAAATTTTTTAATAGAGAAAAGGAGATTAATGAGATTCTTTTAATCTTAGAAGAAGAACCAAATAATATTTATTTTATTTATGGTCCTTTAAATAGTGGGAAATCAACCCTAATAAGAGAAGTTATAACTAATAGGTTAGATAAGTCCAAATACATTACATTCTTTATTGATTTTAGAACGAGGAATATTTTAAACGTTGATAATTTTATTGAATGTTTATTTGAAGTGGATGAGAAATCAAAAATAGATGATTTTAGAGAGTATGCTAAATCATTAGCTGATTTATTAGTTAGAGGTTCTGAAGAGATTAGTAAATACTACTTGGGCATGCCTATTAAAGTGCCAAAACCATTCTTTGATAAAATTTTTAGTAAAAGAGATAAATCAGCAGATGTCTATCAATATATAGAATATTTATTTGCTAAATTAAATGAGAAGGGTAAAAAACCAATTTTAATATTTGATGAATTGCAAATGATTAAAGAGATAACTTTAAACGGGAATAGGTTGTTATTATGGAGTTTGTTCCAGTTCTTAGTGGCATTAACCAAAGTTCAACATCTATGTCATGTCTTTTGTCTAAGTTCTGATAGTTTGTTTATTGAATACATATACGGAAAAGCTGAATTAAAAGGAAGAGTTGATTATATTTTAGTTGATGATTTTGATAAAGAGACAGCTTTAAAGTTTATGGATTTTTTAGCTAAAGAAAAAAATATTAATCTAACTAATGATGATAAGGAGTTGATTTATTCTTATGTTGGTGGAAAGGCAAAGGATATTTATGATGTTATTGTCAAGTTAAAAGCTGTTAAAGATTTGAAATACATCTTAGAGACAAAACTTGAAGAGGAGCGGAATCACTTGGAAGAGTTATTAGAGAAGATTGAAGAAGGTTATGAGGGAATAAATTATGATGATGTCTTAGAGGCATTGAAATTGTTTAAAGACAACTATGAACTTCCAAAAAGTAAGATAAAAAGGAAAATTAGGATATTTTTAATTAAAGAGAATATTTTATTCTTAAATCCACAAAAAGGAATTTTAAAACCACAATCATTTTTGGTTTGGAATGCTATAAAAAGGTTGTTATAA
- a CDS encoding Bax inhibitor-1/YccA family protein, whose product MVNKSAILILITLASSIISFYYIHSPLLIILTSTVGVIIMLILFVWVYFDFNHPQVVKYLSPIHAVVEGLCIGAISYMFESSYDGIVSQALFVTFGIFLIMLFIYKYKIIKVTNKFKAVIIFTTLGIVLYYIISIALIVFAGIYLPTFKSGLIGIGFSLFVGTIASLNLLLDFNMIEKMVKNQFPKDFEWYCAFALLTTLIWIYIEIIILFKKLRDNLDNIGY is encoded by the coding sequence GTGGTAAATAAATCAGCTATTTTAATTTTAATCACATTAGCATCATCCATAATTTCTTTTTATTATATTCACTCACCCTTACTTATAATCTTAACCAGTACTGTAGGAGTTATTATTATGTTGATTTTATTTGTTTGGGTTTATTTTGATTTTAATCATCCTCAAGTTGTAAAATATCTGTCTCCAATACATGCGGTTGTTGAAGGATTATGTATTGGGGCAATATCATACATGTTTGAATCATCTTACGATGGAATAGTATCTCAAGCATTATTTGTAACATTTGGTATCTTTTTAATCATGCTTTTTATATACAAATATAAGATTATTAAAGTTACCAATAAATTTAAAGCGGTAATTATATTTACAACTCTTGGAATTGTGTTATACTATATCATATCTATTGCATTGATAGTCTTTGCCGGTATATATTTACCTACATTTAAAAGTGGTTTAATAGGTATTGGATTTAGTTTGTTTGTAGGAACAATTGCATCATTAAATCTATTATTGGATTTTAATATGATTGAAAAAATGGTTAAAAACCAATTTCCAAAAGATTTTGAGTGGTATTGTGCATTTGCTTTATTAACAACACTTATATGGATTTACATTGAAATAATAATACTCTTTAAAAAACTAAGAGATAATTTAGATAATATTGGGTATTAA
- a CDS encoding ATP-binding protein translates to MKFFNREKEINEILRILNREPDDIYFIYGPLNSGKTTLINHIINNELKKCSKKYAVFYVNFREYDISSMDNFVEALFEIDENSKEKKIKSYIESFTTGVNDIINLYYGIKVPEPILDKLFGEKERGRLVFKFIRDLFMSLHKKGIQPVFILDELQMIKDIVMNGGKPLLKSLFQFLVSLTKERHIAHVFCLSSDSLFIEYVYNAGELRDRADYILVDDFDKQTALKFMDFLAVDNNIELNNEDKELIYSYVGGKPKLIVRVINKLGIMDLKDVLELMLKDDMQKLKYFLNDLDYIKPKVSIKDELIEIKKEDIIEALKLFKNTYEISDDKIPEPVYIYLIKENILFLDPIRGILKPQSYLVWNAIKRLL, encoded by the coding sequence ATGAAATTTTTTAATAGGGAAAAGGAGATTAATGAAATACTTCGAATTTTAAATAGAGAGCCAGATGATATTTATTTTATATATGGACCCTTAAACAGTGGAAAAACAACTTTAATAAACCACATAATAAACAATGAATTAAAAAAATGCAGTAAAAAATATGCTGTCTTTTATGTTAATTTCAGAGAGTATGATATTTCATCAATGGATAATTTCGTCGAGGCATTGTTTGAAATAGATGAAAATTCAAAAGAAAAGAAGATAAAATCATACATAGAGAGTTTTACAACGGGAGTTAATGATATTATAAACTTATATTATGGCATAAAAGTTCCAGAGCCAATTTTAGATAAATTATTTGGGGAGAAAGAAAGAGGAAGGTTAGTTTTTAAGTTTATTAGGGACTTATTTATGAGTTTGCATAAAAAGGGCATTCAGCCAGTATTTATTTTAGATGAATTGCAGATGATTAAAGATATTGTTATGAATGGAGGAAAGCCATTATTAAAAAGCTTATTCCAATTTTTGGTCTCTTTAACAAAAGAAAGACATATAGCTCATGTTTTTTGTCTAAGTTCAGATAGTTTATTCATTGAGTATGTTTATAATGCTGGAGAGTTAAGGGATAGGGCTGATTATATTTTGGTAGATGATTTTGATAAACAAACTGCCTTAAAATTTATGGATTTTTTAGCAGTAGATAATAATATTGAGCTAAATAATGAAGATAAGGAATTAATATACTCTTATGTGGGTGGAAAGCCAAAACTTATTGTTAGGGTTATAAATAAGTTAGGTATTATGGATTTGAAAGATGTGTTAGAATTAATGCTTAAAGATGACATGCAAAAGCTAAAGTATTTTTTAAATGACTTGGATTATATAAAACCAAAAGTTAGTATTAAAGATGAACTTATCGAAATTAAAAAAGAGGATATTATTGAAGCGTTAAAATTATTTAAAAATACTTATGAGATAAGTGATGATAAAATACCAGAACCAGTTTATATCTATTTAATTAAAGAGAACATCTTATTTTTAGATCCTATTAGGGGAATTTTAAAACCACAAAGTTATCTGGTTTGGAATGCTATAAAAAGGTTGTTATAA